A genomic segment from Xiphophorus maculatus strain JP 163 A chromosome 6, X_maculatus-5.0-male, whole genome shotgun sequence encodes:
- the LOC102232954 gene encoding myosin-7 isoform X2, whose product MGDAAMKEFGAAAPYLRKSDRERLEAQTRPFDMKKECFVPDPDEEYVKASIVSRDSDKVTAQTAKGKTVTVKECDIHPQNPPKFDKIEDMAMFTFLHEPAVLFNLKERYAAWMIYTYSGLFCVTVNPYKWLPVYNQEVVVAYRGKKRSEAPPHIFSISDNAYQYMLTDRENQSILITGESGAGKTVNTKRVIQYFASIAAGGGKKDTGSEKKGTLEDQIIQCNPALEAFGNAKTIRNDNSSRFGKFIRIHFAASGKLASADIETYLLEKSRVTFQLRAERDYHIFYQILSQKKPELLEMLLITNNPYDYAFISQGETTVASINDAEELIATDEAFDVLGFTQEEKNGIYKLTGAIMHYGNMKFKNKQREEQAEADGTEDADKSAYLMGLNSADLIKGLCHPRVKVGNEWVTKGQNVQQVYYAVGALAKAVYEKMFLWMVVRINHSLDTKQPRQYFIGVLDIAGFEIFDFNTFEQLCINFTNEKLQQFFNHHMFVLEQEEYKKEGIEWTFIDFGMDLQACIDLIEKPMGIMSILEEECMFPKASDATFKAKLYDNHLGKSSNFQKPRIVKGKPEAHFALVHYAGTVDYNINNWLVKNKDPLNETVVGLYQKSTLKLLGILFANYAGADSVESGKGGKGGGSKKKGSSFQTVSALHRENLNKLMTNLRSTHPHFVRCIIPNESKTPGAMENPLVMHQLRCNGVLEGIRICRKGFPNRILYGDFKQRYRILNPAAIPEGQFIDSRKGAEKLLGSLDIDHNQYKFGHTKVFFKAGLLGQLEEMRDDRLSLIITGIQARSRGLLARVEFQKIVERRDALLVIQWNIRAFMGVKNWPWMKLYFKIKPLLRSAEAEKEMANMKEEFLKLKEAYAKSEARRKELEEKTVSLLQEKNDLQLQVQAEQDNLADAEERCEGLIKHKIQMEAKVKELSERLEDEEEINAELTAKKRKLEDECSELKKDIDDLELTLAKVEKEKHATENKVKNLVEEMAALDEIIAKLTKEKKALQEAHQQTLDDLQSEEDKVNTLTKAKAKLEQQVDDLEGSLEQEKKIRLDLERAKRKLEGDLKLTQESLMDVENDKQQLEERLKKKDFELSQLNNKIEDEQAIAIQLQKKLKELQARIEELEEELEAERAARAKVEKQRADLARELEEISERLEEAGGATAAQIEMNKKREAEFQKLRRDLEEATLHHEATTATLRKKQADTVADLGEQIDNLQRVKQKLEKEKSELRLELDDVVSNMEHILKTKINLEKTCRTLEDQMNEYKTKFEEAQRCINDFNMQKAKLQTENGELSRQLEEKDSLVSQLTRGKMSYTQQIEDLKRQLEEETKAKNALAHAVQSARHDCDLLREQYEEEQEAKAELQRSMSKANSEVAQWRTKYETDAIQRTEELEEAKKKLAQRLQEAEEAVEAVNAKCSSLEKTKHRLQNEIEDLMVDVERSNAAAAALDKKQRNFDKVLSEWKQKYEESQCELESSQKEARALSTELFKLKNSYEESLDHLETMKRENKNLQEEISDLTEQLGESGKNIHELEKLRKQLEQEKSEIQSALEEAEASLEHEEGKILRAQLEFNQIKADIERKLAEKDEEMEQCKRNLQRTIDTLQSSLEAECRSRNEALRLKKKMEGDLNEMEIQLSQANRQAAESQKQLKSVHAHLKDCQIQLDEAVRANDDLKENMAIVERRNNLLQAELEELRGALEQTERSRKLAEQELLDVSERVQLLHSQNTSLINQKKKLEGDTVQLQSEVEDALQECRNAEEKAKKAITDAAMMAEELKKEQDTSAHLERMKKNMEQTIKDLQHRLDEAEQIAMKGGKKQVQKLEARVRELENEVESEQKKSGEAVKGMRKYERRIKELTYQTEEDRKNVARLQDLVDKLQLKVKAYKRAAEESEEQANTHMSKFRKLQHELDEAEERADIAESQVNKLRAKSRDVGSKKGLDEE is encoded by the exons ATGGGTGATGCTGCCATGAAAGAATTTGGGGCAGCCGCCCCGTACCTGAGGAAGTCAGACAGGGAGCGTCTGGAGGCCCAGACCCGTCCGTTTGACATGAAGAAGGAATGTTTTGTTCCTGACCCCGATGAGGAATACGTAAAGGCTTCCATCGTAAGTCGTGACAGTGATAAAGTCACTGCTCAGACAGCGAAAGGGAAG ACTGTCACCGTGAAGGAGTGTGACATACATCCTCAGAACCCGCCAAAGTTTGATAAAATTGAAGATATGGCGATGTTCACCTTCCTCCATGAGCCAGCTGTGCTGTTTAACCTCAAAGAGCGTTACGCAGCGTGGATGATCTAT ACCTACTCTGGGCTGTTCTGTGTGACTGTCAACCCCTACAAGTGGCTGCCAGTCTACAACCAAGAGGTGGTTGTTGCCTACAGGGGAAAGAAGAGGAgtgaagctcctcctcacaTCTTCTCCATCTCTGACAATGCCTACCAGTACATGCTTACAG acaGAGAAAATCAGTCCATTCTCATCAC TGGAGAATCTGGTGCTGGAAAAACTGTTAACACCAAGAGAGTCATTCAGTACTTTGCCAGCATTGCAGCTGGAGGTGGGAAAAAGGACACAGGCTCTGAGAAAAAG GGTACATTGGAGGATCAAATCATCCAATGCAACCCGGCATTAGAGGCCTTTGGTAATGCAAAAACCATCAGAAATGATAACTCTTCCAGATTT GGAAAATTTATCCGTATTCATTTTGCAGCCAGTGGAAAGCTGGCTTCAGCTGATATTGAGACAT ATCTGCTAGAGAAGTCCAGAGTAACCTTTCAGCTTAGGGCTGAAAGAGATTACCACATCTTCTATCAAATTCTGTCTCAGAAGAAACCTGAGCTGcttg AAATGCTCCTCATTACAAACAACCCCTATGACTACGCCTTCATCTCCCAAGGAGAGACGACGGTAGCCTCCATCAATGATGCAGAAGAGCTGATAGCAACTGAT GAGGCCTTTGATGTATTGGGCTTCACTCAAGAGGAGAAGAATGGCATTTACAAACTGACTGGTGCCATAATGCACTATGGTAACATGAAGTTTAAGAACAAGCAGCGTGAAGAGCAGGCCGAGGCAGATGGCACTGAAG atgcTGACAAATCAGCTTACCTCATGGGCCTGAACTCTGCTGACCTCATTAAAGGTCTCTGTCACCCAAGAGTCAAAGTAGGAAATGAATGGGTCACCAAGGGACAAAATGTTCAACAG gtgTATTATGCGGTTGGAGCTCTGGCTAAAGCAGTGTATGAGAAGATGTTCTTGTGGATGGTGGTGAGAATCAACCATTCACTCGACACCAAGCAGCCTCGCCAGTATTTCATTGGAGTGCTGGACATTGCTGGATTTGAGATCTTTGAT TTCAACACCTTCGAGCAGCTGTGCATCAACTTCACCAATGAAAAACTGCAACAGTTTTTCAACCACCACATGTTTGTGCTGGAGCAGGAAGAGTACAAGAAAGAAGGAATTGAATGGACTTTCATTGACTTTGGTATGGATCTGCAGGCCTGTATTGACCTGATTGAAAAG CCCATGGGTATCATGTCCATCCTCGAAGAGGAGTGCATGTTTCCCAAAGCCTCTGATGCTACATTTAAAGCTAAGCTTTATGACAATCATCTGGGAAAATCCAGCAACTTCCAGAAACCCAGGATTGTCAAAGGCAAACCAGAGGCCCATTTTGCCCTGGTTCACTATGCTGGAACTGTTGACTATAATATCAACAATTGGCTGGTGAAGAACAAGGATCCTCTGAATGAGACTGTTGTTGGGCTGTACCAGAAGTCTACACTCAAGCTGCTTGGTATTCTCTTTGCAAATTATGCAGGAGCTGATTCAG TTGAAAGTGGAAAAGGTGGCAAAGGAGGAGGAAGCAAGAAGAAGGGATCATCTTTTCAAACTGTATCTGCCCTTCACAGG GAGAACCTGAATAAGTTAATGACCAACCTGAGGTCTACCCACCCCCACTTTGTACGCTGCATCATCCCCAACGAGAGCAAGACTCCTGGGGCCATGGAGAATCCTCTGGTGATGCACCAGCTGCGCTGTAACGGTGTTCTGGAAGGCATCAGGATCTGTAGGAAAGGCTTCCCTAACAGGATCCTCTATGGAGACTTCAAGCAGAG ATATCGTATCTTGAATCCTGCTGCCATCCCTGAGGGACAGTTCATTGACAGCAGGAAGGGAGCCGAAAAACTTCTTGGATCTCTTGATATCGATCATAACCAGTACAAGTTTGGGCACACtaag GTGTTCTTTAAAGCTGGTCTTCTTGGTCAACTGGAGGAGATGAGGGATGATCGCTTGTCACTCATTATCACTGGAATCCAGGCGAGATCTAGAGGTTTACTTGCAAGAGTTGAATTCCAGAAGATTGTTGAAAGAAG GGATGCACTACTCGTAATCCAGTGGAACATCCGCGCCTTCATGGGGGTCAAGAATTGGCCCTGGATGAAGTTGTACTTCAAGATCAAACCTCTCCTGAGATCtgctgaagcagaaaaagaGATGGCCAACATGAAGGAAGAATTCCTGAAACTGAAAGAGGCCTATGCAAAATCTGAAGCTCGCAGAaaagagctggaggagaaaacTGTCTCTCTTCTCCAGGAGAAAAATGACCTGCAGCTCCAAGTCCAAGCT GAGCAAGATAATCTTGCTGATGCAGAGGAGAGGTGTGAGGGGCTaatcaaacacaaaattcaaatggaAGCAAAAGTCAAAGAGCTTTCTGAGAGActggaggatgaagaggaaataaatgcTGAACTGACTGCTAAGAAGAGGAAGCTGGAGGATGAATGCTCTGAGTTGAAGAAGGACATTGATGACTTGGAGCTAACTCTGGCAAAAGTGGAGAAAGAGAAACACGCAACAGAGAACAAG GTAAAAAACCTTGTTGAAGAGATGGCTGCTTTGGATGAAATCATTGCCAAGCTGACCAAGGAGAAAAAAGCTTTACAGGAAGCTCACCAACAAACCCTGGATGACCTACAGAGTGAGGAAGACAAAGTCAACACTCTGACCAAGGCCAAGGCAAAGCTGGAGCAGCAAGTGGACGAT CTTGAGGGATCTCTTGAGCAAGAGAAGAAGATTAGACTGGACCTTGAGAGAGCAAAAAGAAAGCTGGAGGGAGACTTAAAGTTGACCCAGGAAAGTCTTATGGACGTTGAGAATGACAAGCAACAACTTGAAGAGCgtctcaaaaa GAAAGACTTTGAACTAAGTCAACTGAATAACAAAATTGAGGATGAGCAAGCTATTGCCATTCAGCTTCAGAAGAAACTGAAAGAACTTCAA GCCCGCATTGAAGAGCTGGAGGAAGAGCTTGAGGCAGAACGAGCTGCTCGAGCCAAGGTGGAGAAGCAGAGAGCAGACTTGGCTAGAGAGTTAGAGGAGATCAGTGAGAGACTGGAGGAGGCTGGAGGAGCCACAGCCGCCCAGATTGAGATGAACAAGAAGAGGGAGGCTGAGTTCCAGAAACTCCGCAGAGACCTCGAAGAGGCCACGCTGCACCATGAAGCCACCACTGCCACTCTCAGGAAGAAACAAGCCGACACTGTTGCTGACCTGGGAGAACAGATCGACAACCTGCAGAGAGTCAAGCAGAagctggagaaggagaagagCGAGCTTAGACTGGAGCTGGATGATGTAGTCTCCAATATGGAGCACATTCTGAAGACCAAG ATCAATCTTgagaaaacctgcagaactCTTGAAGATCAAATGAACGAATACAAAACCAAGTTTGAAGAGGCGCAACGCTGCATTAATGACTTCAAcatgcaaaaagcaaaacttcaaacagaaaatg gTGAACTCTCTAGGCAGCTGGAGGAAAAGGACTCATTAGTGTCTCAGCTGACAAGAGGAAAAATGTCCTACACTCAACAGATTGAAGATCTGAAGAGGCAGCTTGAAGAGGAGACaaag GCCAAGAATGCACTAGCCCATGCGGTACAGTCTGCTCGCCATGACTGTGACCTCCTCAGGGAGCAGTacgaggaggagcaggaggccAAGGCTGAACTGCAGCGCAGCATGTCCAAGGCCAACTCTGAGGTGGCTCAGTGGAGAACCAAGTACGAAACTGATGCCATCCAGAGAACTGAGGAACTGGAGGAAGCCAA GAAGAAGCTGGCTCAGCGTCTGCAGGAGGCTGAGGAGGCTGTTGAAGCAGTGAATGCCAAGTGCTCCTCTCTGGAGAAGACCAAACACAGGCTGCAGAATGAGATTGAAGATCTCATGGTGGATGTGGAGAGGTctaatgctgctgctgctgctctggacAAGAAGCAAAGGAACTTTGACAAG GTCTTGTCTGAGTGGAAGCAGAAATATGAAGAATCTCAGTGTGAGCTGGAAAGCTCCCAGAAAGAGGCAAGAGCTTTGAGCACTGAGcttttcaaacttaaaaactCCTATGAAGAGTCTCTGGACCATCTGGAGACCATGAAGAGGGAGAACAAGAATCTGCAGG AGGAAATTTCTGACCTCACTGAGCAACTTGGTGAGAGTGGAAAAAATATCCATGAGCTGGAAAAGCTTCGAAAACAGCTGGAACAAGAAAAGAGTGAGATTCAGTCTGCTCTTGAAGAAGCGGAG GCTTCCCTAGAACACGAAGAGGGCAAGATTTTACGGGCCCAATTGGAATTCAACCAAATCAAAGCTGATATTGAACGTAAACTGGCTGAGAAAGATGAGGAAATGGAGCAGTGCAAGAGGAACCTGCAGAGGACAATCGACACCCTGCAGAGTTCTCTTGAGGCCGAGTGCCGCAGCAGGAATGAAGCCCTTCGTCTGAAAAAGAAGATGGAGGGAGACCTCAACGAGATGGAGATCCAGCTTAGCCAAGCCAACAGGCAGGCAGCTGAGTCCCAGAAACAACTCAAGTCTGTTCATGCACATCTGAAG GATTGCCAAATTCAGCTGGATGAGGCGGTTCGGGCCAATGATGACCTTAAAGAGAACATGGCCATTGTTGAAAGACGCAACAACCTGCTTCAGGCAGAACTGGAGGAACTGAGGGGCGCTTTAGAGCAAACCGAACGAAGCCGCAAACTTGCTGAGCAAGAGCTGCTGGATGTTAGTGAGCGGGTGCAGCTACTGCACTCACAG AACACCAGCCTGATAaaccagaagaagaagctggaggGTGATACAGTCCAGCTTCAATCTGAAGTAGAGGACGCGCTGCAGGAATGCAGAAATGCTGAAGAGAAGGCCAAGAAGGCCATCACTGATGCTGCCATGatggcagaggagctgaagaaaGAGCAGGACACCAGCGCTCACCTGGAGCGCATGAAGAAGAACATGGAGCAGACCATCAAAGATTTGCAGCACCGTCTGGATGAAGCTGAACAGATCGCCATGAAGGGAGGCAAGAAGCAGGTCCAGAAGCTCGAGGCCAGG GTGAGGGAACTTGAGAACGAAGTGGAGTCAGAGCAGAAGAAAAGTGGAGAAGCAGTAAAAGGAATGCGCAAATATGAGAGACGCATCAAGGAGCTCACATACCAG ACCGAGGAGGACCGCAAGAATGTTGCACGTCTGCAGGATCTGgttgacaaactgcagcttaaAGTGAAGGCATATAAAAGAGCTGCTGAGGAATCT GAGGAGCAAGCCAACACTCATATGAGCAAGTTCCGCAAGCTGCAACATGAGCTTGACGAGGCTGAAGAGAGAGCTGACATCGCTGAGTCTCAGGTCAACAAGCTCCGTGCCAAGAGCCGCGAtgtggggtcaaag AAAGGGCTAGATGAGGAATGA